A genomic region of Branchiostoma lanceolatum isolate klBraLanc5 chromosome 4, klBraLanc5.hap2, whole genome shotgun sequence contains the following coding sequences:
- the LOC136432147 gene encoding uncharacterized protein isoform X1, translating into MLAAGPGRVAIVNSGVGCIPACRAEAEMVERPLNVLVPFASPLTRSTSKGAADSGLYNFIWDDAYNVGSCYFTNGQRDMLAYVDKCKARGDVDIVLSMTEPATVVHAALVQEFPHLRGPSVESVFLCMNKYYTQKVLDPDPIPHEGLDLDSPHLEEDAVRVAQEIGLPAIVKPASSLRSTGVKKVNTVEELLQAARDLRKFGTQVVMREVFDSSLMRHYVEKYVDLKKYPLATHNMAVVERYIQGELFTVDGCVYDGEIVHWAICDNLYFRSRPDCILGFANPSSLSCETQSRLWQAYDKVLNRMIRHGFDNQEAHLEFFLMKGGDFKLLEINACMSLTLAQLYSHCLPGGDSVRLQLDLLRGVRPTLPCPSGRYSLVGYIQTFASGKAKELVDFDAVSRVVADGLGNVRIIVDPERDIVQAGDSGNILGKVTVQGDGFEDAFEQYKTICLQLLRKPELSPWE; encoded by the exons ATGCTAGCGGCGGGACCAGGCCGTGTGGCGATTGTAAACTCAG GTGTTGGCTGTATCCCCGCGTGCCGGGCAGAAGCAGAGATGGTGGAGCGTCCCCTGAACGTCCTGGTTCCCTTCGCCAGTCCGCTGACCCGGAGCACCTCCAAGGGAGCTGCGGACTCGGGGTTGTACAACTTCATCTGGGACGACGCATACAACGTCGGCAGCTGCTACTTCACCAACGGACAGCGCGACATGCTGGCGTACGTGGACAAATGCAAGGCCAGAGGAGACGTCGACATCGTTCTGAGCATGACTGAACCGGCCACGGTCGTTCACGCGGCGCTAGTTCAGGAGTTCCCCCATCTGCGTGGCCCGAGTGTGGAGTCTGTCTTCTTGTGTATGAACAAATATTACACACAGAAAGTCCTGGACCCAGACCCGATACCTCATGAGGGTTTAGACTTAGACTCTCCTCATTTAGAGGAAGATGCAGTCAGAGTGGCACAGGAGATTGGCCTCCCTGCCATCGTGAAGCCCGCCTCTTCCTTACGATCTACGGGGGTAAAGAAAGTCAACACTGTGGAAGAGCTGCTACAGGCCGCACGCGACTTGCGCAAGTTCGGAACACAAGTGGTCATGAGAGAAGTGTTCGATTCCAGCCTCATGAGACACTATGTGGAAAAATATGTCGATCTCAAGAAATATCCTCTGGCGACCCATAACATGGCGGTGGTTGAGAGGTACATTCAGGGAGAACTCTTCACAGTGGATGGATGTGTTTATGACGGGGAGATCGTCCACTGGGCCATCTGTGACAACCTGTACTTCAGGAGCAGGCCAGACTGCATCCTCGGGTTTGCGAATCCGTCTTCTCTTTCCTGCGAGACGCAGTCTCGGTTGTGGCAGGCTTACGACAAAGTCCTGAACAGGATGATTCGACACGGGTTTGACAACCAGGAAGCCCACTTGGAATTCTTCCTCATGAAAGGCGGAGACTTTAAGCTGCTGGAAATCAACGCCTGCATGTCCTTGACCTTGGCTCAGCTGTACTCGCACTGCTTACCGGGCGGAGATTCGGTCCGGCTGCAGCTGGACCTCCTGAGAGGGGTGCGTCCGACCCTCCCGTGCCCCTCCGGCAGATACAGCCTCGTGGGGTACATACAAACCTTTGCGTCAGGGAAAGCCAAGGAGCTTGTAGATTTTGACGCTGTGTCTCGCGTCGTCGCGGACGGGTTAGGGAACGTGAGGATCATCGTGGATCCCGAACGTGACATCGTACAGGCGGGCGACTCGGGGAACATCCTGGGTAAAGTGACCGTACAAGGGGACGGGTTTGAAGATGCGTTTGAACAGTACAAAACCATCTGTCTTCAGCTACTGAGGAAACCTGAATTGTCTCCTTGGGAAtga
- the LOC136432147 gene encoding uncharacterized protein isoform X2, whose amino-acid sequence MVERPLNVLVPFASPLTRSTSKGAADSGLYNFIWDDAYNVGSCYFTNGQRDMLAYVDKCKARGDVDIVLSMTEPATVVHAALVQEFPHLRGPSVESVFLCMNKYYTQKVLDPDPIPHEGLDLDSPHLEEDAVRVAQEIGLPAIVKPASSLRSTGVKKVNTVEELLQAARDLRKFGTQVVMREVFDSSLMRHYVEKYVDLKKYPLATHNMAVVERYIQGELFTVDGCVYDGEIVHWAICDNLYFRSRPDCILGFANPSSLSCETQSRLWQAYDKVLNRMIRHGFDNQEAHLEFFLMKGGDFKLLEINACMSLTLAQLYSHCLPGGDSVRLQLDLLRGVRPTLPCPSGRYSLVGYIQTFASGKAKELVDFDAVSRVVADGLGNVRIIVDPERDIVQAGDSGNILGKVTVQGDGFEDAFEQYKTICLQLLRKPELSPWE is encoded by the coding sequence ATGGTGGAGCGTCCCCTGAACGTCCTGGTTCCCTTCGCCAGTCCGCTGACCCGGAGCACCTCCAAGGGAGCTGCGGACTCGGGGTTGTACAACTTCATCTGGGACGACGCATACAACGTCGGCAGCTGCTACTTCACCAACGGACAGCGCGACATGCTGGCGTACGTGGACAAATGCAAGGCCAGAGGAGACGTCGACATCGTTCTGAGCATGACTGAACCGGCCACGGTCGTTCACGCGGCGCTAGTTCAGGAGTTCCCCCATCTGCGTGGCCCGAGTGTGGAGTCTGTCTTCTTGTGTATGAACAAATATTACACACAGAAAGTCCTGGACCCAGACCCGATACCTCATGAGGGTTTAGACTTAGACTCTCCTCATTTAGAGGAAGATGCAGTCAGAGTGGCACAGGAGATTGGCCTCCCTGCCATCGTGAAGCCCGCCTCTTCCTTACGATCTACGGGGGTAAAGAAAGTCAACACTGTGGAAGAGCTGCTACAGGCCGCACGCGACTTGCGCAAGTTCGGAACACAAGTGGTCATGAGAGAAGTGTTCGATTCCAGCCTCATGAGACACTATGTGGAAAAATATGTCGATCTCAAGAAATATCCTCTGGCGACCCATAACATGGCGGTGGTTGAGAGGTACATTCAGGGAGAACTCTTCACAGTGGATGGATGTGTTTATGACGGGGAGATCGTCCACTGGGCCATCTGTGACAACCTGTACTTCAGGAGCAGGCCAGACTGCATCCTCGGGTTTGCGAATCCGTCTTCTCTTTCCTGCGAGACGCAGTCTCGGTTGTGGCAGGCTTACGACAAAGTCCTGAACAGGATGATTCGACACGGGTTTGACAACCAGGAAGCCCACTTGGAATTCTTCCTCATGAAAGGCGGAGACTTTAAGCTGCTGGAAATCAACGCCTGCATGTCCTTGACCTTGGCTCAGCTGTACTCGCACTGCTTACCGGGCGGAGATTCGGTCCGGCTGCAGCTGGACCTCCTGAGAGGGGTGCGTCCGACCCTCCCGTGCCCCTCCGGCAGATACAGCCTCGTGGGGTACATACAAACCTTTGCGTCAGGGAAAGCCAAGGAGCTTGTAGATTTTGACGCTGTGTCTCGCGTCGTCGCGGACGGGTTAGGGAACGTGAGGATCATCGTGGATCCCGAACGTGACATCGTACAGGCGGGCGACTCGGGGAACATCCTGGGTAAAGTGACCGTACAAGGGGACGGGTTTGAAGATGCGTTTGAACAGTACAAAACCATCTGTCTTCAGCTACTGAGGAAACCTGAATTGTCTCCTTGGGAAtga